The Prochlorococcus marinus XMU1408 genomic sequence ATTGTTGCGAACAGCGATACCAAAGGCAAAACAGATTGTTGAATTGCATGATTATTTTTTGAACTACTTAGTATCAATCCGGCTGCGAAAGCACCCAAAGCAGCTTCTAGACCAATAGCAGTAGCAACAAAACAGCTTAGAACTAAAATCACGAACGAAGCTACAACAACAGCTCCAGGAGCTTTAAGTCTTTCAAGCAACCAATCAAAGGCTGGAGCTGCTGTTCTACTCAAAGCAATTGCAGCAATAACAAAAACTGTTGCAGCTAGTACTAATTTGACAATGGGAGCAATTTGCAAAGATCCTCCCGTAGCAAGTGCAACTACAACGGCAAGAATTACAATTCCAAGTATGTCATCTAGTACTGCAGCGCCAATAACAATTTGACCCTCGCGAGTTTTTAAATATCCAAGTTCACCAAAGACACTCGCAGTAATACCTATACTTGTAGCAGTCATAGATGCACCAGCAAATATCGCAGGAATGATATCTACTTGGAAAATAAACATTAATCCAAAAGTTCCAAAAGCAAATGGCAAAATCACTCCTGCCATTGCAACAGTGAACGCCTGTGCTCCAACTGCTACAAGTTCCTCTAATTCACTTTCCAGACCGGTAAGAAATAACAACGCATAAAGCCCTAATGTTGCTACGGCTTGTAATGATGGAAAAGTTTCAAAATAAATATCTGGGACTGCTTCTTTAGGTACTGAAGCAAGAGTACTTATTAGAGATACAAAACCTTGATTTAATTCGGCATGAGCACTTGGTGGCAGTAATAGATGTAAACCTGAAGCACCAATTAAAACACCTGCAAGAAGCTCTCCGACAATTGTGGGTAAACTAAGCCGAACTAAGATTTCCGCCAAAGTCCTTGCAGCGACAAAAATCATCAAGAAATTAATGACACCTATTAAAGTTTCCGCGACCTCAACATCATGTGTATTTAGTGCTGAGACTAGAGGAGTTAATACCATCAGGTTTTTTAGAAAAGCCTTTTCTTTAAAACATAAATTACCTAATCACAGGGCATATTTGGCTTAAGTATCAAAGGTGACTTAATTAATATGGTGTGGATCTGAAGTTACTAACAGATTACTAAGAATATATTCGCTAGCGTCCAGAAACATTTGATGCCCTTATGAGCAGCTCCCAGTCAATAGATCTGCGTCTGCCCACCCCAGGATGCTATGCCGATCCTGTTAGGGCTGGCATGGATGCCGATGCAGTCTTCGATGGAATGACTGAACATCTCTTTTTCACACTAGGAAAACTCGCTACATCAGCCAGTCTTAGAGATCTGTACATGGCTTTGAGCTTTGCTGTTAGAGATAGGTTGATGAGTAGATATTTAACCAGTCAGGAAACAATTCGAGCTAGACCACAAAAAACCGTCGCTTACCTTTCTGCTGAATTTCTGATCGGACCACAACTAAACAATAACTTATTAAATCTAGGAATAAAAAAAGAAGCAGAAGAAGCTCTCAAAAGGTTTGGGATTGAATCTCTTAATGACTTATTGGAAGTAGAAGAAGAACCTGGGCTTGGTAATGGAGGTTTAGGGAGACTCGCAGCCTGCTATATGGAATCACTTGCAAGTCTTCAGGTCCCTGCAGTGGGGTATGGAATAAGGTACGAATTTGGTATTTTCAACCAATTAATTAGAGATGGTTGGCAGGTAGAAGTTACTGATAAATGGCTAAAGGGAGGGTGGCCCTGGGAATTACCACAACCTGATGAAGCTTGCTTAGTCGGTTTTGGTGGACAAACAGAGAGTTATACCGATGACAACGGTAACTATCGCTCTCGATGGATCCCCAGCGAACATGCAATAGGTGTACCACATGATGTTCCTGTTCTTGGTTACAGAGTCAATAGCTGTGATCGCCTTCGATTATGGAGAGCTGATGCAACAGAAAGTTTTGATTTCTACGCTTTCAATATAGGAGATTACTACGGTGCTGTTGAAGAGAAAGTAGCTTCAGAAACTCTCTCTAAAGTTCTTTATCCCAATGATGGAACTGATGAAGGAAGAAGATTGCGCTTAAAGCAACAACACTTCTTTGTAAGTTGTTCCTTACAGGATATGCTTCGAAGTTTAGAAAAGCGATCTATTGCTGTTGAGGAGTTTCCAAATCATTGGACAGTTCAACTTAATGACACTCATCCAGCAATTGCAGTAGCAGAGTTAATGAGACTATTAATTGATCAACATAGATTGGATTGGGATAAAGCCTGGGAAATCACCAATAGATCTGTTGCCTATACAAATCACACTTTGTTACCCGAGGCTTTAGAAAAATGGGATCTGAGCCTATTTAGAAATTTATTACCTAGACATTTAGAACTTATTTATGAAATCAATAGACGATTCTTGCAACAAGTAAGGCTTAAGTATCCAGGTAACGATGTGATTTTAAGGAAACTTTCAATTATTGATGAAGATGGTGGAAAAGCTATTCGAATGGCACATTTAGCGACAATTGGAGCTCATCATGTAAATGGAGTAGCTGCACTACATTCAGATTTAATCAAGAGACAATTATTACCTGAATTTGCAGAGCTTTGGCCTGAAAAATTTACTAACGTAACTAATGGAGTTACTCCACGCAGATGGGTTGCTTTAGCAAATCCTGAACTTTCTAAACTTCTTGACAAAGAAATTGGTCCTAATTGGATTACCAATATGGATCTATTACGTGAGTTAGAAAAAAAAGAAAATGATTCTAATTTTCTAGATCTTTTTGCTTCTGCGAAGCTTTCTGGCAAACGGAAATTAGCTGGTTATATTCACAGACAAACTGGAGTTCTTGTAGATCCATCGAGTTTATTTGATGTTCAAGTCAAAAGAATTCACCAATACAAAAGACAGCACTTAAATGCTTTGCAAGTTATTGCACAATATCTAAGAATAAAAAATGGAATAACCAAAAACATTGCACCACGCACGATAATTTTTGGTGGCAAAGCTGCGCCAGGTTATTTCATGGCAAAGTTAATGATTAGATTTATTAATGGAATAGCAGATGTAGTGAATGCTGACCCTGATATGGATGGATTACTAAGGGTTGTTTTTCTGCCTGACTACAATGTGAAATTGGGTGAACAAGTTTATCCCGCAACCGATCTTTCTGAGCAAATTTCAACAGCCGGTAAAGAAGCTTCAGGAACTGGAAATATGAAATTCGCCATGAATGGTGCTTTAACAATTGGAACACTTGATGGGGCAAACGTAGAAATCAGAGAAAGAGTGGGGGCAGAAAATTTCTTTTTGTTTGGAAAGACTGAATCAGAAATAATGGAATTAAGAGATCAAGGTTATTGCCCTAATAATTTTATTCAAGAATCCAATGAACTTCAAGAAACTCTTAAATTAATAGAAGTTGGTCATTTTAGTAACGGTGATAGTGAGCTGTTTAAACCAATAATTAATATTTTGACAGGTAATGATCCTTTCTTTGTTATGGCAGATTTTGATGACTACCTTCGTGCTCAAGATGAAGTTAGTCAAGCTTGGAAAAAGAGTCAGAAATGGAATCGCATGGCTTTACTAAATACTGCAAGATCGGGCTTTTTCTCTTCGGACAGATCCATTAGAGAATATTGTCAATCTATATGGAAAGTTAAACCTTTACCTGTTGAAATAAGTTGTGAAAAATAAGTTTCTATTTGTCAGGCAAATCTGGTGTTTGATGCAATAATCTATTCAATCTTAATCGATCAATATTTAATGGGTCTGGAGCTAATTCTCCAGAAATTTCTCTAAATTTATCTTCAATTTCTTCAGGAACTTTGACATCAAATATTCTTTCCATTAGAGCTTCAACCGAATATAGATGAGCATTAATATTCTCCAGATCAGAAATTACTTTTGTAAGAGATTTTTCTTTTTTCTCAATAGTTACCTGTCTAACAATTTCTTCAGGTTTATTGGATGAATTTGAATTCAGTTGCTTTTGTAAATCCTCTAAGACCCTGCCACATAAAGTTCTAAAAGACTGAAGAGCCGCCCAATTAATTTCTTGCTGTTGTCGCAGTGTTGGGAACTCTCGAATTAAACGGTCGTGTTCTCTATAAAACCTGAGGCAATCTGGACATTGGCATGGTTCTTCAGACACCTTCATTAAGGCAGCTTAAACCCATCATTGCATCTATTAGGCCGTCATAGGAGGCTCATCCTTAAAAGAGTCTTCTCCAGCATCATTTCCACCTAAATCAGAGCTTTCAGGTAAAGGTATTTCAATGCTCGAAACTACTTGAATTACATCACGCAATCTCATTGAATCCGCGAACCATCCCATTGCTTGTTCAGTATCACGCCTTCCCTCAGCATCATTAGCCTGATCCTCATGCGCCTCAGCTAGAAGTGTTAACCAACATAAACATCTAGCTTGCACAACTGATAAATCTAAATCATTTGGTTGCGATTCAGATATGTGTTCACTCTCTTGTTGAACAAGTAACCTTAAGCGAAGATCGTGAAGCTGGGCCATGTTGACTGATTCACTACACCAACGCTAGCGAGAGAGTAAGGATTTTGCACACCCACTACATATAGGACTAGATATTTTTATTTTTAATTCGCATTTAACACGGGGCTGGCGGGACTTGAACCCACGACCTACGGTTTAGGAAACCGTCGCTCTATCCAACTGAGCTACAGCCCCCTTTAATTAATTATGCCTTGAGGCATGATGGAGTTGAAAGCAGGGGAGGTAATCGCAATTGAACTTCAGCAAAAGCTGAAGAATTCTATTGAGGAAAGTCCGGGCTCCTATTTGGCCAAGCTTGCTGGGTAATTCCCAGTGCGGGTGACCGTGAGGATAGTGCCACAGAAATACACCGCCTAATGCTTCATGGGGAAATCCCAACAAGCATGGCAAGGGTGCAAAGGTGCGGTAAGAGCGCACCAGCA encodes the following:
- a CDS encoding cation:proton antiporter, with protein sequence MVLTPLVSALNTHDVEVAETLIGVINFLMIFVAARTLAEILVRLSLPTIVGELLAGVLIGASGLHLLLPPSAHAELNQGFVSLISTLASVPKEAVPDIYFETFPSLQAVATLGLYALLFLTGLESELEELVAVGAQAFTVAMAGVILPFAFGTFGLMFIFQVDIIPAIFAGASMTATSIGITASVFGELGYLKTREGQIVIGAAVLDDILGIVILAVVVALATGGSLQIAPIVKLVLAATVFVIAAIALSRTAAPAFDWLLERLKAPGAVVVASFVILVLSCFVATAIGLEAALGAFAAGLILSSSKNNHAIQQSVLPLVSLFATIFFVLVGAGMDLSVINPLDPESRSALIVAGFLFIVAIVGKIAAGWSFVIDKPTNRLVVGLGMMPRGEVGLIFLGLGTSAGLLTPSLEAAILLMVIGTTFLAPVLLRVVLKDKPPSGGNSIPDEVAADPVGLV
- a CDS encoding glycogen/starch/alpha-glucan phosphorylase, which encodes MSSSQSIDLRLPTPGCYADPVRAGMDADAVFDGMTEHLFFTLGKLATSASLRDLYMALSFAVRDRLMSRYLTSQETIRARPQKTVAYLSAEFLIGPQLNNNLLNLGIKKEAEEALKRFGIESLNDLLEVEEEPGLGNGGLGRLAACYMESLASLQVPAVGYGIRYEFGIFNQLIRDGWQVEVTDKWLKGGWPWELPQPDEACLVGFGGQTESYTDDNGNYRSRWIPSEHAIGVPHDVPVLGYRVNSCDRLRLWRADATESFDFYAFNIGDYYGAVEEKVASETLSKVLYPNDGTDEGRRLRLKQQHFFVSCSLQDMLRSLEKRSIAVEEFPNHWTVQLNDTHPAIAVAELMRLLIDQHRLDWDKAWEITNRSVAYTNHTLLPEALEKWDLSLFRNLLPRHLELIYEINRRFLQQVRLKYPGNDVILRKLSIIDEDGGKAIRMAHLATIGAHHVNGVAALHSDLIKRQLLPEFAELWPEKFTNVTNGVTPRRWVALANPELSKLLDKEIGPNWITNMDLLRELEKKENDSNFLDLFASAKLSGKRKLAGYIHRQTGVLVDPSSLFDVQVKRIHQYKRQHLNALQVIAQYLRIKNGITKNIAPRTIIFGGKAAPGYFMAKLMIRFINGIADVVNADPDMDGLLRVVFLPDYNVKLGEQVYPATDLSEQISTAGKEASGTGNMKFAMNGALTIGTLDGANVEIRERVGAENFFLFGKTESEIMELRDQGYCPNNFIQESNELQETLKLIEVGHFSNGDSELFKPIINILTGNDPFFVMADFDDYLRAQDEVSQAWKKSQKWNRMALLNTARSGFFSSDRSIREYCQSIWKVKPLPVEISCEK